TTATTTCTATCCTAATGATGTGATTTATAAATCTACTCAAATCACTCCCTCTGAGCGCGGAGAGCTTGAGATCACTTCAATCAATCAGCTTTATCTCCAAGAAAATCGACTCAAAATCGAGCTCTTGGGAAGAGGATATGCTTGGCTAGATACAGGAACACATGAAAATTTACTAGAAGCAAGCAATTTCATAGAAATCATTGAAAAACGCCAAGGTCTAAAAATCGCCTGCCTTGAAGAAATCGCCTACAAAATGGGCTATATCCACAAATCTCAGCTCCTAAAACTCGCACAAGAAATGCAAAAAAATCAATATGGTCAATACCTTCTAAGGATAGCTCAACAATGAAAAATATACTTATTACAGGGGGAGCAGGTTTTATTGGAAGTAATTTTATTTCTTATTTTCTTCAAAAATACCCTCATTACAAGCTCTACAATCTTGATTTACTGACGTATGCAGGAAAAACAGAAAATATGCAAGATTTTATCAATCACCCCAATCACACTTTCATTCAAGGGGATATTTGTGACAAAGCGCTATTGCATCAAATCTTTGAAACAAACGATATCGATTCTGTCATTCACTTTGCCGCAGAATCTCATGTCGACAACTCTATTCATTCACCCAATATCTTCATCAAAACAAATATTGAAGGCACTTTTACTCTCCTAGATGTTGCTTATCATCATTGGCTAGAAAAACCCTTTACCTACAAGGTTCCCTATGGCATTTTTCATCATATTAGTACTGATGAGGTATATGGCTCTCTTGGAGAAAATGGATTATTTACAGAGCAAACCCCTTATGCACCCAATTCGCCCTATTCTGCCTCAAAAGCTTCAAGTGATATGCTTGTCAGAAGCTATCACCATACCTATGGTCTCAAAACATTGATTACAAATTGCTCCAATAACTATGGACCTAGACAACATAGCGAAAAGCTCATTCCTACAATTATCAAAAAATCCCTACTAGGAGAAGCGATTCCAATCTATGGAGATGGACTTAATATCCGCGATTGGCTTCATGTAGAGGATCATTGCAGAGGAATAGATCTTGTTTTTCACTCAAAACAATATGGAGAGACTTACAACATAGGTGGAAACAATGAATACACCAATATCCAAATAGCACATATTGTTTGTTCGATTTTAGATGATCTTTGCCCCAAATCGCAAGGGAGCTATAAAGATCAGATCACTTATGTTCAAGATCGTGCAGGACATGATCGCCGATATGCAATTGATTCTACAAAACTTCAAACTTCTCTAGGTTGGAAGCCACAATATGACTTTTTAAGGGGAATTAGACAGACAATAGAATGGTATCTGCTAAAATACAAAACCTAGTCGTTTAAAGTATTTCTTAATTTTAATTCTCGAAGGCTTTTTATGAAACTTACAATCGTGGGATCTGGTTATGTAGGTCTTGTCAGTGGGGCTTGTTTTGCACAAATGGGCAATGAAGTCACTTGTTTTGACATTGATCAAAACAAGATTGCGATGCTCTCCAAAGCACAGATTCCAATCTATGAACAAGGACTTGAAGAGCTTGTAAAAAACAATCTTGATAAAACTCTCTTTTTTACATCAGATCTACATAGGGCCTATCACAATGCTCAGGTGATCTTCATCGCTGTTGGCACTCCAATGGGAGAAGATGGCAGTGCAGACCTCTCTTATGTCCTTGAGGCTGCCAAAGAGATCGGGAAACACATTTGCTCATATTGTGTAATCGTTGATAAATCCACTGTCCCCATTGGCACAGCCACTCTTGTGCGCCAAAGCATTCAAGAAGAGCTTGAAAGAAGAGGATTGAAAATCGATTTTGATGTGGTCAGCAATCCAGAATTTCTCAAAGAGGGAGTTGCGATCAAAGACTTTATGAGCCCTGATCGCATTATCATTGGCTCAGATTCCCCCAAAGCAACAAAAATTTTGCAAGAACTTTACTTTCCCTTCACACTCAAAAAAGACAGAATCATCACGATGGATATCCCATCAGCTGAAATGACAAAATACGCAGCCAATGCAATGCTTGCGACAAAAATCAGCTTCATCAATGAAATGAGTCGCATTTGTGAGGCGGTGGGAGCAGATATCAATGCTGTAAGGATAGGGATTGGATCAGATCCACGCATTGGTTATGAGTTTATTTATCCAGGCATTGGCTATGGGGGGAGTTGCTTCCCCAAAGATGTGCGAGCACTGCAAAAAATAGCCCAAAATTTTGGAGTGCAAACCCCCATGCTTCAAGCAACAGATGCAATCAACCAATCTCAAAAGCTTCTTTTGGCAGAAAAGGTTTTGCAAGTGTTTGGTGAAGATTTGCATCACAAAACCTTTGCTATCTGGGGTTTGAGCTTCAAGCCAGAGACAGATGATATGCGAGAAGCCCCATCTCTAAGTATCATCCAAGCACTCACACAAAAAGGTGCGAGATTTCAAGTCTATGATCCAAAAGCAATGGAAAATGCAAAGTTTTATTTGAAAAATTTTGAAAATCTAACTTATTGTGATGAAAAGTATCAAACCTTGGAAGATTGTGATGCTTTGCTTGTTTTGACAGAGTGGAAAGAATTCCGCTCCCCAGATTTTTCGCTCATTGGCTCACTACTCAAACACAAAATCATTTTTGATGGGCGTAATATCTACACCCACCATCCACTAGAGCAATTAGGAATCCAATATATCTGCATAGGAAAACCTCATGTTTAGCATCGCAACAATTGTTTATAACGATCATTCTCATATTCTTAAAACTATCAATTCTGTTGTTTCACAAAGCTT
The DNA window shown above is from Helicobacter kayseriensis and carries:
- a CDS encoding UDP-glucose dehydrogenase family protein; protein product: MKLTIVGSGYVGLVSGACFAQMGNEVTCFDIDQNKIAMLSKAQIPIYEQGLEELVKNNLDKTLFFTSDLHRAYHNAQVIFIAVGTPMGEDGSADLSYVLEAAKEIGKHICSYCVIVDKSTVPIGTATLVRQSIQEELERRGLKIDFDVVSNPEFLKEGVAIKDFMSPDRIIIGSDSPKATKILQELYFPFTLKKDRIITMDIPSAEMTKYAANAMLATKISFINEMSRICEAVGADINAVRIGIGSDPRIGYEFIYPGIGYGGSCFPKDVRALQKIAQNFGVQTPMLQATDAINQSQKLLLAEKVLQVFGEDLHHKTFAIWGLSFKPETDDMREAPSLSIIQALTQKGARFQVYDPKAMENAKFYLKNFENLTYCDEKYQTLEDCDALLVLTEWKEFRSPDFSLIGSLLKHKIIFDGRNIYTHHPLEQLGIQYICIGKPHV
- the rfbB gene encoding dTDP-glucose 4,6-dehydratase, yielding MKNILITGGAGFIGSNFISYFLQKYPHYKLYNLDLLTYAGKTENMQDFINHPNHTFIQGDICDKALLHQIFETNDIDSVIHFAAESHVDNSIHSPNIFIKTNIEGTFTLLDVAYHHWLEKPFTYKVPYGIFHHISTDEVYGSLGENGLFTEQTPYAPNSPYSASKASSDMLVRSYHHTYGLKTLITNCSNNYGPRQHSEKLIPTIIKKSLLGEAIPIYGDGLNIRDWLHVEDHCRGIDLVFHSKQYGETYNIGGNNEYTNIQIAHIVCSILDDLCPKSQGSYKDQITYVQDRAGHDRRYAIDSTKLQTSLGWKPQYDFLRGIRQTIEWYLLKYKT